From a single Nocardioides panacis genomic region:
- the cydB gene encoding cytochrome d ubiquinol oxidase subunit II — MELTTVWFGLIAVLWIGYFCLEGFDFGVGMLLPVLARNDTERRVMINTVGPVWDGNEVWVLVAGGATFAAFPEWYATLFSGFYLPLLLILLALIVRNLGFEYRSKRDDDDWRRRWDVLLVVGSFVPALLWGVAFANIVRGVPIDADKEFTGNLFTLLNPYALLGGVTTTLLFLTHGANFLSLKTDGEIRHRAGELSVRLGAAAAVAAVAFLAWTQALTGSVASAVLFLVAAAALVAGLVAARLGREGWAFVATMLTIGLAVAGLFAALFPDVMPSSTNPAWSLTTTNASATDYTLTVMTWVAAVFTPLVLLYQGWTYWVFRQRIATHHIPVPVG, encoded by the coding sequence ATGGAACTGACCACTGTCTGGTTCGGCCTGATCGCCGTGCTGTGGATCGGCTACTTCTGCCTGGAGGGCTTCGACTTCGGGGTCGGCATGCTGCTGCCGGTGCTGGCCCGCAACGACACCGAGCGCCGGGTGATGATCAACACCGTCGGCCCGGTCTGGGACGGCAACGAGGTGTGGGTGCTGGTCGCCGGTGGGGCGACGTTCGCCGCGTTCCCGGAGTGGTACGCCACGCTGTTCAGCGGGTTCTACCTGCCGCTGCTGCTGATCCTCCTCGCCCTGATCGTGCGCAACCTGGGGTTCGAGTACCGCTCCAAGCGCGACGACGACGACTGGCGGCGGCGCTGGGACGTGCTGCTGGTGGTCGGCTCGTTCGTGCCCGCGCTGCTGTGGGGCGTGGCGTTCGCGAACATCGTGCGCGGCGTGCCCATCGACGCGGACAAGGAGTTCACCGGGAACCTGTTCACGCTGCTGAACCCCTACGCCCTCCTCGGGGGCGTGACCACGACCCTGCTGTTCCTCACGCACGGCGCGAACTTCCTGTCCCTCAAGACCGACGGCGAGATCCGGCACCGGGCCGGGGAGCTGTCCGTGCGGCTGGGTGCCGCGGCGGCGGTGGCCGCCGTGGCGTTCCTGGCGTGGACCCAGGCGCTCACCGGCAGCGTCGCCTCGGCCGTGCTGTTCCTGGTCGCCGCCGCCGCGCTCGTCGCCGGGCTGGTCGCGGCGCGGCTCGGCCGGGAGGGCTGGGCGTTCGTCGCGACGATGCTCACGATCGGTCTCGCGGTCGCGGGCCTGTTCGCGGCGCTGTTCCCCGACGTGATGCCGTCCTCGACGAACCCCGCCTGGTCCCTGACCACCACCAACGCCTCGGCGACGGACTACACGCTGACCGTGATGACCTGGGTCGCGGCGGTGTTCACCCCGCTCGTGCTGCTCTACCAGGGCTGGACCTACTGGGTGTTCCGGCAGCGCATCGCCACGCACCACATCCCGGTGCCCGTCGGATGA
- a CDS encoding cytochrome ubiquinol oxidase subunit I: MDPLDLARWQFGIITVYHFLFVPITIGLSALVAVCETLWVRRGHEHWLRLTKFFGKLFLVNFALGVATGIVQEFQFGMNWSAYSRFVGDIFGAPLAIEGLLAFFLESTFLGLWIFGWDRLPRAVHAGCIWVVHVGTLLSAYFILAANSWMQHPVGYSYNPRTGRAELNDFAAVLFNKVQLVTFPHTVLAAYLTGAAFMLGVALWLTVRRTTPAEDLPMYRTAIRLSSVVLLVAGLGVAVSGDVSGKVMTEVQPMKMAAAEALYHSEQPASFSILTIGSLDGSQEKWSVKLPGVLSFLATGTWDGRVEGIDELRAQYQQTYGADPGAAYYSAGGYTPVIPVTYWSFRLMIGLGLVAAALAALVLWRTRRGGVPVSRGWAWVGIALPLLPLGANSFGWLFTEMGRQPWSVFGLMTTASAVSPGVGAGEVLTSLVTLTLLYGVLAIVEIGLTLKIVRAGADPAPVAPTDEGDPRDRPLAYAY; this comes from the coding sequence GTGGACCCTCTCGACCTCGCACGCTGGCAGTTCGGCATCATCACCGTCTACCACTTCCTGTTCGTGCCGATCACCATCGGGCTCTCCGCGCTGGTCGCGGTCTGCGAGACGCTGTGGGTGCGCCGCGGGCACGAGCACTGGCTACGGCTGACGAAGTTCTTCGGGAAGCTCTTCCTGGTCAACTTCGCGCTCGGCGTCGCGACCGGCATCGTGCAGGAGTTCCAGTTCGGGATGAACTGGAGCGCCTACTCGCGCTTCGTCGGCGACATCTTCGGCGCCCCGCTCGCCATCGAGGGCCTGCTCGCGTTCTTCCTCGAGTCCACGTTCCTCGGCCTGTGGATCTTCGGCTGGGACCGGTTGCCGCGCGCGGTCCACGCGGGCTGCATCTGGGTGGTGCACGTCGGCACGCTGCTCTCGGCCTACTTCATCCTCGCCGCGAACTCCTGGATGCAGCACCCGGTCGGCTACTCCTACAACCCGCGCACCGGACGCGCCGAGCTCAACGACTTCGCGGCCGTGCTGTTCAACAAGGTCCAGCTCGTGACCTTCCCGCACACCGTGCTCGCCGCCTACCTCACCGGTGCGGCGTTCATGCTCGGCGTCGCACTGTGGCTGACGGTCCGTCGTACGACGCCGGCCGAGGACCTTCCGATGTACCGCACGGCGATCCGGCTCTCCTCGGTGGTGCTGCTCGTCGCCGGTCTCGGCGTCGCGGTCTCCGGGGACGTCTCCGGCAAGGTGATGACCGAGGTCCAGCCGATGAAGATGGCGGCGGCCGAGGCGCTCTACCACTCCGAGCAGCCCGCCTCGTTCTCGATCCTCACCATCGGGTCGCTCGACGGCAGCCAGGAGAAGTGGTCGGTGAAGCTGCCGGGCGTGCTGTCCTTCCTCGCCACCGGCACCTGGGACGGCCGGGTCGAGGGCATCGACGAGCTGCGCGCGCAGTACCAGCAGACCTACGGCGCCGACCCGGGCGCGGCCTACTACTCCGCCGGCGGCTACACGCCGGTGATCCCGGTGACCTACTGGAGCTTCCGGCTGATGATCGGGCTCGGCCTGGTGGCCGCCGCCCTGGCCGCGCTGGTGCTGTGGCGCACCCGCCGCGGCGGCGTCCCCGTCTCCCGCGGCTGGGCGTGGGTGGGGATCGCCCTGCCGCTGCTGCCGCTCGGCGCGAACTCGTTCGGCTGGCTGTTCACCGAGATGGGCCGGCAGCCCTGGTCGGTGTTCGGGCTGATGACGACCGCGAGCGCGGTCTCCCCCGGCGTCGGGGCCGGCGAGGTGCTCACCTCGCTGGTCACCCTCACCCTGCTGTACGGCGTCCTGGCGATCGTCGAGATCGGGCTGACGTTGAAGATCGTGCGCGCCGGGGCGGACCCCGCTCCGGTCGCGCCGACCGACGAGGGCGACCCGCGCGACCGGCCGCTCGCCTACGCCTACTGA
- a CDS encoding universal stress protein, which translates to MTVHERLPILVAVGDSDAHDAALRFAAEQAVREHRPLRLVHVLPSSAGGDVPGADAGELRGGHARRPAAADRPGRARRGPRARSGRGGQDAAPRSGRRAAARAVPHRRPGRAPAPPAGQGAPRLHRLGVRRDGRPGRRTGGVGARAVGSVRPATGGAGGPGRLR; encoded by the coding sequence ATGACCGTTCACGAGCGCCTCCCGATCCTCGTCGCCGTGGGCGACTCCGACGCCCACGACGCCGCGCTCCGCTTCGCTGCCGAGCAGGCCGTGCGCGAGCACCGCCCGCTCCGGCTCGTGCACGTGCTGCCGTCGTCGGCCGGGGGGGATGTTCCCGGAGCAGATGCTGGTGAGCTTCGAGGCGGCCACGCTCGTCGCCCAGCAGCTGCTGACCGCCCAGGTCGAGCGCGCCGAGGACCTCGTGCGCGGTCAGGTCGCGGTGGACAGGACGCTGCGCCGCGGTCCGGTCGTCGAGCAGCTGCTCGAGCTGTCCCTCACCGCCGACCGGGTCGTGCTCCAGCACCGCCAGCAGGGCAAGGTGCGCCGCGTCTTCACCGGCTCGGTGTGCGCCGGGATGGCCGGCCGGGCCGCCGTACCGGTGGTGTCGGTGCCCGAGCTGTGGGTTCCGTCCGACCGGCCACCGGAGGTGCTGGTGGGCCTGGACGGCTCCGGTGA
- a CDS encoding universal stress protein, translating into MAGRAAVPVVSVPELWVPSDRPPEVLVGLDGSGDHRALLAHAFDEADRRNAALRVLHAWFVPAMYDNVIVDRVAQDEWEESASRIVDVELQPYRRAHPSVDVRIDVVHKRPADALVERAGHCTLLVVGRRGAAHGLTHLGSVTRAVIRESPCPVTIVAPAAVGTSGRDEAAVEEPVMSP; encoded by the coding sequence ATGGCCGGCCGGGCCGCCGTACCGGTGGTGTCGGTGCCCGAGCTGTGGGTTCCGTCCGACCGGCCACCGGAGGTGCTGGTGGGCCTGGACGGCTCCGGTGACCACCGCGCCCTCCTCGCCCACGCGTTCGACGAGGCCGACCGTCGCAACGCCGCCCTGCGGGTGCTGCACGCCTGGTTCGTGCCGGCGATGTACGACAACGTGATCGTGGACCGGGTCGCCCAGGACGAGTGGGAGGAGTCCGCGAGCCGGATCGTCGACGTCGAGCTGCAGCCCTACCGCCGGGCCCACCCGAGCGTGGACGTGCGGATCGACGTCGTGCACAAGCGCCCGGCCGACGCCCTGGTCGAGCGCGCCGGGCACTGCACGCTGCTCGTCGTCGGCCGGCGCGGCGCCGCGCACGGGCTGACCCACCTCGGGTCGGTGACGCGTGCGGTGATCCGTGAGTCGCCCTGCCCGGTCACCATCGTGGCGCCGGCCGCCGTGGGCACCTCCGGCCGCGACGAGGCGGCCGTCGAGGAGCCGGTGATGTCCCCATGA
- a CDS encoding Acg family FMN-binding oxidoreductase yields the protein MNPVPPTPDEVDEILELACRAPSVHNTQPWSWRVAGGLVELYADFRRQLVYADPTRRDLMLSCGAALHHFQVAAAGRGWATRVRRLPDPGDERHVATVLLRRARSSSDSAELLRAIVERRTDRRRLSSWPVPAERLNSLSSTGSVWGAQVLPVSGEAARERLHRLTERADAVQRGNQRYVAELAAWTGTSGAQGVPVTHVPTRVGADTADPLNRRFPGGALADPEVDPGDAEDGMLLVCTSSDDPISRVRAGEALSAVWLQATRENLSVLPLSQAVEVDETRRELQVDVLGDLAFPQILLRVGWLPTTRSSLDPTPRRPVDEVRIRS from the coding sequence ATGAACCCGGTGCCGCCCACGCCCGACGAGGTCGACGAGATCCTCGAGCTCGCCTGCCGCGCGCCCAGCGTGCACAACACCCAGCCCTGGTCCTGGCGGGTCGCGGGCGGCCTGGTCGAGCTGTACGCCGACTTCCGCCGTCAGCTGGTGTACGCCGACCCGACCCGTCGCGACCTGATGCTCAGCTGCGGTGCCGCCCTGCACCACTTCCAGGTCGCCGCCGCCGGGAGGGGCTGGGCGACCAGGGTGCGCCGGCTGCCCGACCCCGGCGACGAGCGGCACGTCGCGACCGTGCTGCTGCGCCGGGCGCGCAGCTCCAGCGACTCCGCCGAGCTGCTGCGCGCGATCGTGGAGCGACGTACGGACCGGCGCCGGCTGTCCTCGTGGCCGGTGCCCGCCGAGCGCCTCAACAGCCTGTCGTCGACCGGCAGCGTGTGGGGCGCCCAGGTGCTTCCGGTCTCCGGCGAGGCGGCCCGCGAACGCCTGCACCGGCTCACCGAGCGCGCCGACGCGGTGCAGCGCGGCAACCAGAGGTACGTCGCCGAGCTGGCCGCCTGGACCGGCACGTCCGGTGCCCAGGGGGTGCCCGTCACGCACGTGCCCACCCGGGTCGGCGCCGACACCGCGGACCCGCTGAACCGGCGCTTCCCGGGCGGCGCGCTGGCCGACCCCGAGGTCGACCCCGGCGACGCCGAGGACGGCATGCTGCTGGTCTGCACGTCCTCCGACGACCCGATCTCCCGGGTCCGGGCCGGGGAGGCGCTCAGCGCGGTCTGGCTGCAGGCCACCCGCGAGAACCTGTCGGTGCTGCCGCTGAGCCAGGCCGTCGAGGTCGACGAGACCCGGCGCGAGCTGCAGGTCGACGTCCTCGGGGACCTGGCGTTCCCGCAGATCCTGCTGCGCGTCGGCTGGCTGCCGACCACCCGCAGCAGCCTCGACCCGACCCCGCGCCGTCCCGTCGACGAGGTGCGCATCCGGTCCTAG
- a CDS encoding 4a-hydroxytetrahydrobiopterin dehydratase yields MEKLTNQQILDAGLTDWRRLSQALFARFRTGDFATGLAFVAAVGEAAESAGHHPDVTLTYPRVDLRLVSHDVGAITSRDVDLARRVSEIARGLGVPAEPAGLAEVELALDTADVAAAGPFWAALLTGSTDAHHGDDVVDPTGQVPLLWFQDTDAHETPRQRFHLDVWVPHDVADERIAAAVTAGGRVVDDSEAPSFVVLADPEGNRACVCTVLGR; encoded by the coding sequence ATGGAGAAGCTCACCAACCAGCAGATCCTCGACGCCGGCCTGACCGACTGGCGCAGGCTCTCCCAGGCCCTGTTCGCGCGGTTCCGCACCGGCGACTTCGCGACCGGCCTCGCGTTCGTCGCCGCCGTCGGCGAGGCGGCCGAGAGCGCGGGCCACCATCCCGACGTCACGCTGACCTACCCCCGGGTCGACCTGCGGCTGGTCAGCCACGACGTCGGGGCGATCACCTCGCGCGACGTCGACCTCGCCCGCCGGGTCAGCGAGATCGCCCGTGGCCTCGGGGTTCCCGCGGAGCCCGCGGGCCTGGCCGAGGTCGAGCTCGCGCTGGACACCGCCGACGTCGCCGCGGCCGGCCCCTTCTGGGCCGCGCTGCTCACCGGCAGCACCGACGCGCACCACGGTGACGACGTCGTCGACCCCACGGGGCAGGTCCCGCTGCTGTGGTTCCAGGACACCGACGCCCACGAGACGCCCCGCCAGCGCTTCCACCTCGACGTGTGGGTGCCGCACGACGTCGCCGACGAGCGGATCGCCGCCGCGGTCACCGCCGGCGGCCGGGTGGTCGACGACTCCGAGGCGCCCTCGTTCGTGGTGCTCGCCGACCCGGAGGGCAACCGGGCCTGCGTCTGCACGGTGCTCGGACGGTGA
- a CDS encoding CBS domain-containing protein, with protein sequence MLVREVMTQWPITVHPETSTREALRRLDEHTITAMPVVRPDGRIVGVVSEADLVRDAVAGDPRGHLDISREPAQPSRPGTVGEVMNHHPVTVGPQLDVAEAVELMTSTSVKSVPVVDDGLHVLGMLSRRDVVHVLARADERLEREIDDLYRAVGMDWTVAVQDGVVTVDGPVGDRARALAETLAATVPGVSGVRVTQPF encoded by the coding sequence ATGCTGGTCCGTGAGGTCATGACCCAGTGGCCGATCACCGTGCACCCGGAGACGTCGACGAGAGAGGCGCTGCGCCGCCTCGACGAGCACACCATCACGGCGATGCCGGTCGTGCGGCCGGACGGCCGCATCGTCGGCGTGGTCAGCGAGGCCGACCTGGTCCGGGACGCGGTGGCCGGCGACCCGCGCGGCCACCTGGACATCAGCCGGGAGCCCGCCCAGCCGTCCCGCCCCGGGACGGTGGGCGAGGTCATGAACCACCACCCCGTCACCGTGGGCCCGCAGCTCGACGTGGCCGAGGCCGTGGAGCTGATGACCAGCACCTCGGTGAAGAGCGTCCCGGTCGTGGACGACGGGCTGCACGTCCTGGGCATGCTCAGCCGCCGCGACGTGGTGCACGTGCTCGCCCGCGCCGACGAGCGGCTCGAGCGGGAGATCGACGACCTGTACCGCGCCGTCGGGATGGACTGGACGGTCGCGGTGCAGGACGGCGTGGTCACCGTGGACGGACCGGTGGGAGACAGGGCCCGGGCGCTCGCGGAGACCCTGGCGGCGACCGTCCCGGGGGTCAGCGGGGTGCGGGTCACCCAGCCGTTCTGA
- a CDS encoding universal stress protein: MSSDRSGTVVVGVDGSAASVCALVAGLLEARDRGLVVEVVTAWSWRDPGHHDGGFVLSRAARRRALRAQSAVAARAARVVGVQPPVTAVIVEGQPADVLVRAAEGAALLVLGATERPWGAERSRASVREECLRSAGCPVLVVPEAPLPPSPSSYDELHTNLVDVPPRGVSHAGP; encoded by the coding sequence ATGAGTTCCGACCGGTCCGGCACCGTGGTCGTCGGCGTGGACGGGTCTGCCGCCAGCGTCTGCGCGCTCGTCGCCGGGCTGCTCGAGGCCCGGGACCGCGGGCTCGTCGTCGAGGTCGTGACCGCCTGGTCGTGGCGGGACCCCGGGCACCACGACGGCGGCTTCGTGCTCTCGCGGGCCGCGCGGCGCCGGGCCCTGCGCGCCCAGTCCGCGGTGGCCGCACGGGCCGCCCGGGTCGTGGGCGTCCAGCCCCCGGTCACCGCCGTGATCGTCGAGGGGCAGCCCGCCGACGTGCTGGTCCGCGCCGCCGAGGGCGCCGCCCTGCTGGTGCTCGGCGCGACCGAGCGCCCGTGGGGCGCGGAGCGGTCGCGGGCCTCGGTGCGCGAGGAGTGCCTGCGCTCGGCCGGCTGCCCCGTGCTGGTCGTGCCCGAGGCGCCGTTGCCGCCGTCCCCGTCGTCGTACGACGAGCTGCACACCAACCTCGTCGACGTACCACCGAGAGGAGTCAGCCATGCTGGTCCGTGA
- a CDS encoding pyridoxamine 5'-phosphate oxidase family protein: MPELIRLTDAECRWLLAANVVGRVGFDAGAGPRIHPVNYAMDGDAVVLRTAEGSELAGLADRGAAPAGPLVAFEVDHVDYDRHQGWSVLAVGRVSRVVDAADLERIAREWSPRPWAGGEREVVLRVAVLELTGRRLGNDWPPTTGSPVNRTL, translated from the coding sequence GTGCCCGAGCTGATCCGGCTGACCGACGCCGAGTGCCGCTGGCTGCTGGCCGCCAACGTGGTGGGCCGGGTCGGCTTCGACGCGGGCGCCGGCCCGCGGATCCACCCGGTGAACTACGCGATGGACGGCGACGCGGTGGTGCTGCGGACGGCCGAGGGCTCCGAGCTCGCCGGTCTCGCGGACCGGGGCGCGGCGCCGGCGGGCCCGCTGGTCGCGTTCGAGGTGGACCACGTCGACTACGACCGGCACCAGGGCTGGAGCGTGCTGGCCGTCGGCCGGGTGAGCCGGGTCGTCGACGCCGCCGACCTGGAACGCATCGCCCGCGAGTGGTCCCCGCGGCCGTGGGCCGGCGGCGAGCGGGAGGTCGTGCTCCGCGTCGCCGTCCTGGAGCTGACCGGGCGGCGGCTCGGCAACGACTGGCCGCCGACGACCGGGTCGCCGGTGAACCGCACCCTCTGA
- a CDS encoding pyridoxamine 5'-phosphate oxidase family protein: protein MTTSPGWVHGRITELDRAECLELLTGRSVGRVAFCTADGPVVLPVNFVPYEGGVLFRTAPHNSIAQHLNGRPACFEVDEVDDFTESGWSVLVRGTAGFVDDVHALLRDERPVPWAEGTRSLFVHVPGTSVTGRRLFPG from the coding sequence ATGACCACCTCACCAGGATGGGTGCACGGCCGGATCACCGAGCTCGACCGCGCCGAGTGCCTCGAGCTGCTCACCGGCCGGTCCGTCGGCCGCGTCGCGTTCTGCACCGCCGACGGGCCGGTGGTGCTCCCGGTCAACTTCGTGCCGTACGAGGGCGGGGTGCTGTTCCGCACCGCCCCGCACAACTCGATCGCGCAGCACCTGAACGGCAGGCCCGCGTGCTTCGAGGTCGACGAGGTCGACGACTTCACCGAGTCCGGCTGGAGCGTGCTGGTGCGCGGCACGGCCGGGTTCGTCGACGACGTGCACGCGCTGCTGCGCGACGAACGTCCCGTGCCGTGGGCCGAGGGCACCCGGTCGTTGTTCGTCCACGTGCCCGGCACCTCGGTGACCGGCCGTCGGCTGTTCCCGGGCTGA
- a CDS encoding universal stress protein: MTTQTSTSRAGSTPTGRARIAVGLELADQSTGAVLWASAEAARHHDLLQVVSACPTLVGPAPGSAQVYVGGDTEATTRESMTRLTNRLGADVATLPPKVTAGSPTAVLLDAAGEDTRMLVVGRRGLHTLGRALLGSTSIALAGRSPVPVVVVPDSWTPSSHASAPVVVGTTLGDDSDTAVLRFALEQARGLRVPCVVVHAWEIPALYGWSPTDIADFRSRITAALEEHLVPWREEYDDVEVVATTAAERACDAVLDAGKVAQLLIVGRHTPASRHRGLRLGSTARAVLHRADTPVAVVPLSTTARTEPTSARPSGDAWGPMI, encoded by the coding sequence ATGACCACCCAGACCAGCACCAGCCGTGCGGGCAGCACCCCCACCGGCCGCGCGCGGATCGCCGTCGGCCTGGAGCTCGCGGACCAGAGCACCGGTGCGGTGCTGTGGGCGAGCGCCGAGGCGGCCCGGCACCACGACCTGCTGCAGGTGGTCAGCGCGTGCCCGACCCTGGTCGGTCCTGCTCCGGGGAGCGCCCAGGTCTACGTGGGCGGGGACACCGAGGCCACCACGCGCGAGTCGATGACCCGGCTCACCAACCGGCTCGGCGCCGACGTCGCGACGCTGCCGCCCAAGGTCACCGCCGGGTCCCCCACCGCGGTGCTGCTCGACGCGGCCGGGGAGGACACCCGGATGCTCGTCGTCGGGCGGCGCGGGCTGCACACGCTGGGGCGCGCGCTGCTCGGCAGCACGTCGATCGCGCTGGCCGGCCGCTCCCCCGTGCCTGTGGTGGTGGTGCCCGACAGCTGGACGCCGTCGAGCCACGCCTCGGCGCCCGTCGTGGTCGGCACCACCCTCGGTGACGACAGCGACACCGCCGTGCTGCGGTTCGCGCTCGAGCAGGCCCGCGGGCTGCGCGTCCCCTGCGTCGTCGTGCACGCCTGGGAGATCCCGGCCCTCTACGGCTGGTCGCCCACCGACATCGCCGACTTCCGCAGCCGGATCACCGCGGCCCTCGAGGAGCACCTGGTCCCGTGGCGCGAGGAGTACGACGACGTCGAGGTCGTCGCCACCACCGCGGCCGAGCGGGCCTGCGACGCGGTCCTCGACGCCGGGAAGGTCGCCCAGCTCCTGATCGTGGGCCGGCACACGCCCGCCTCGCGGCACCGCGGGCTCCGCCTCGGGTCGACGGCCCGCGCGGTGCTGCACCGTGCCGACACCCCGGTCGCCGTCGTGCCGCTCTCCACCACCGCCCGCACCGAGCCCACCTCCGCGCGGCCCTCGGGCGACGCGTGGGGACCGATGATCTAG